The following coding sequences lie in one Sphingomonas sp. M1-B02 genomic window:
- a CDS encoding CHAT domain-containing protein, protein MHILLAVALLATGHAEGAAVAQEVPAPRESLDTRLKALDAIDLSENPEAKLAEMKALLAEAQAAPKVAPATLATVQANIGGALFYLRRYGEAVEALDAAGAILNRAGLGNGEEAASLLSNTATILADRGDYLGALERHYMALAIRKRAQGERSLEVGSSTFGIGYVLFRQGKVEESLDWLRRGAEMQLEFGAPENPLGVVRQTSYASVLGTAGRYEESIAAARKAADHAEIHLPKNHPTLGIALNNLGKALNESGQFAESVGVFRRALEVRVAAHGEQHPSTAIALKNLSSPLFAIGRGEEAEALLMRAAEIYVASKETADPTALGVIYSSAATMASARGDVTLAETRLRAAIATLEKNAGAGHVALVDPITEIANLLFLQGKVDEALPFAARANDIARAGYPEDHVDRTGAIIVHARLVAAKGDTAAGFAQAETAARSIERRMLDAAASSKDAVTLGPVNRRHLGRFAAFALETGHAQAAFKALQLANLTETAATLSAVAARAATRDPQVADLARALQDRARRGQQLRSEHSKALVAKGQASIERLSGEIAANDTLLLGAEAALDTRFPEYRALSRPAPIELTAYQATLDPGSALIAPFTVDGRLVTVAVTRNGLTWARSEGTERDVADAIRAIRASVDQAGALATFDRRAAHRLYTYLLPRTLERDVALSDTLLLYGGEALASVPLGLLVTRTPSGRDDDPAALRRTAWLIRDKAVAIPMTLARSPEHVAIADTKFLGIGGPTLAPASAPLEVASLFRGGAVNLEAVRNLPSLPNAQRELRSMAIAFGGDSRVIVGDQATEAAVKGLDLENVSVIAFATHGLVNGEMNGLGEPALVFTPPASSSSADDGLLTASEISLLRLSADWIILSACNTAAGANGGSPSYSGLARAFLHAGGRSLLLSHWAVRDDAAARLTVDTVRNSENGQLSRARALQAAMVSLIDDKQVPGGSHPAVWAPFVIVGQ, encoded by the coding sequence ATGCATATACTGTTGGCGGTCGCATTGTTGGCAACCGGGCACGCTGAAGGCGCTGCAGTTGCACAGGAGGTTCCGGCACCGCGGGAGAGCCTCGACACTCGGTTGAAAGCGCTCGACGCGATCGACCTTTCCGAAAATCCTGAAGCGAAGCTTGCCGAGATGAAGGCGCTGCTCGCGGAAGCGCAGGCCGCGCCGAAGGTAGCTCCGGCGACCCTTGCCACGGTTCAAGCCAATATCGGCGGAGCACTCTTCTATCTACGACGATATGGCGAGGCGGTGGAGGCGCTCGACGCGGCCGGCGCGATCCTCAACCGTGCCGGGCTCGGCAATGGCGAAGAAGCCGCCTCTCTTCTTTCCAATACCGCCACGATATTGGCCGACCGCGGCGATTATCTGGGAGCGCTCGAGCGGCATTACATGGCGCTAGCGATCCGTAAAAGGGCTCAGGGTGAGCGTAGCCTCGAGGTCGGCAGCTCGACCTTTGGCATCGGCTACGTTTTGTTTCGACAAGGCAAGGTCGAGGAATCGCTCGATTGGCTGCGCCGCGGAGCGGAAATGCAGCTTGAGTTTGGAGCACCGGAGAACCCGCTCGGGGTGGTGCGCCAGACGTCCTATGCATCGGTGCTCGGGACCGCGGGAAGATATGAGGAGTCCATCGCGGCTGCTCGGAAGGCTGCGGATCATGCCGAGATCCACCTGCCGAAGAATCATCCGACGCTGGGAATCGCGTTAAACAATCTGGGGAAGGCACTGAATGAGAGCGGCCAGTTCGCCGAATCCGTTGGCGTGTTTCGCCGCGCGCTGGAGGTGCGGGTGGCTGCCCATGGTGAGCAGCATCCGAGCACGGCAATCGCGCTGAAGAATCTCTCGTCGCCCTTGTTCGCAATCGGGCGAGGAGAAGAGGCAGAGGCGCTGCTGATGCGAGCGGCGGAGATCTACGTTGCCTCGAAGGAGACGGCGGACCCGACCGCGCTGGGCGTCATCTATTCCAGCGCCGCGACGATGGCGAGCGCGCGGGGCGACGTGACGCTAGCGGAGACGCGACTGCGCGCCGCGATTGCGACGCTCGAGAAAAACGCCGGTGCGGGCCATGTCGCGCTTGTCGATCCGATCACCGAAATCGCGAACCTGCTCTTTCTTCAGGGCAAGGTCGATGAGGCGCTGCCGTTCGCCGCGCGGGCAAACGATATAGCCCGAGCCGGGTATCCAGAGGACCATGTGGATCGAACCGGGGCAATAATCGTCCATGCGCGGCTGGTCGCGGCGAAGGGTGACACTGCAGCCGGCTTTGCTCAGGCCGAGACGGCGGCTCGATCAATTGAACGGCGAATGCTTGATGCGGCAGCGTCCAGCAAGGATGCGGTCACGCTGGGGCCGGTCAACCGTCGCCACTTGGGTCGGTTCGCAGCCTTCGCGCTCGAGACAGGGCATGCACAGGCCGCTTTCAAAGCGCTACAACTCGCAAATCTCACCGAGACAGCGGCCACGCTCTCTGCCGTGGCGGCGCGAGCGGCGACGCGCGATCCGCAGGTTGCAGACCTGGCGCGAGCGCTGCAGGACCGCGCGCGGCGGGGTCAGCAACTCCGATCGGAACACAGCAAAGCGCTGGTCGCGAAGGGTCAGGCCTCGATCGAGCGGCTGTCGGGAGAGATTGCTGCCAACGACACCCTGCTGCTCGGTGCCGAAGCTGCGCTTGATACTCGTTTCCCGGAATATCGCGCGCTCAGCCGGCCTGCTCCGATCGAGCTCACCGCGTATCAGGCGACGCTCGATCCGGGCAGCGCGTTGATCGCGCCATTCACTGTCGACGGACGGCTCGTAACCGTTGCCGTTACTCGCAATGGGCTGACTTGGGCGCGAAGCGAAGGTACCGAACGCGATGTCGCGGACGCGATCCGTGCAATCCGCGCGTCGGTGGACCAGGCGGGGGCCCTCGCGACGTTTGATCGCCGGGCGGCGCACCGGCTTTACACCTACCTGTTGCCCCGGACGCTGGAACGCGATGTCGCCCTGAGCGATACGCTGCTGCTATATGGCGGCGAGGCATTGGCTTCGGTGCCCCTGGGGCTACTAGTGACTCGGACACCTTCGGGCCGCGACGATGATCCGGCCGCATTGCGGCGGACGGCGTGGTTGATTCGCGACAAAGCGGTGGCGATTCCGATGACGCTCGCCCGCTCTCCAGAGCACGTCGCGATCGCAGACACCAAGTTCCTAGGCATTGGCGGCCCGACCCTCGCCCCGGCCTCGGCGCCGCTCGAAGTTGCAAGCCTCTTTCGGGGTGGGGCGGTGAACCTCGAGGCCGTGCGCAACCTGCCCTCCTTGCCCAATGCGCAACGCGAGTTGCGCAGCATGGCGATCGCATTCGGCGGGGACAGCCGGGTGATCGTGGGCGACCAGGCCACCGAAGCGGCCGTCAAGGGGCTCGATCTGGAAAATGTATCGGTGATCGCATTCGCGACGCACGGTCTGGTGAATGGTGAGATGAATGGATTGGGCGAGCCCGCGCTCGTGTTCACCCCTCCCGCCTCGTCCTCCAGCGCAGACGATGGCCTGCTGACCGCCTCGGAGATCTCGCTGCTGCGCCTAAGCGCCGACTGGATCATCCTTTCCGCCTGCAACACCGCCGCAGGAGCGAACGGCGGCAGCCCAAGCTACTCTGGACTGGCGCGCGCGTTTCTGCACGCCGGAGGACGATCGCTGCTCCTCTCCCACTGGGCGGTGCGCGACGATGCTGCGGCGCGATTGACGGTCGATACGGTGCGCAACTCTGAGAACGGGCAGCTCAGCCGCGCACGGGCTCTGCAAGCGGCGATGGTGTCGCTGATCGACGACAAGCAGGTTCCGGGCGGATCGCATCCCGCGGTGTGGGCACCCTTCGTAATCGTCGGCCAATAA
- a CDS encoding SH3 domain-containing protein, whose protein sequence is MFVASPAAADDKDVQLSKCESSMGTVAITEGDQQGWNQFKLASPRGMLGTLIEQSGCFTLHNPASGAPADYLMSAIAGSKEDIDQSMNIAKGALTEGLVRSGAAGQLLTKVPMGGALFRAFGGLGGKKKTILAGLRIMSPGTGQTLISGTGETKKSFIKIIDTGGWGGAATGEDMGGYASSSDGKMLTGAFIQAYNGLVAQRSMLATVRPARAAAAAAPAGYTVAVDTKLWAAPAATGAPLRALRTATTLTPTGAPRQGIFVQVTDGYGTKGWVSVEDLR, encoded by the coding sequence ATGTTCGTGGCATCGCCAGCCGCCGCCGACGACAAGGACGTGCAGCTCTCGAAATGCGAGAGCTCCATGGGCACCGTCGCCATCACCGAGGGCGATCAACAGGGCTGGAACCAGTTCAAGCTCGCCAGTCCGCGCGGCATGCTCGGCACGCTCATTGAGCAATCCGGCTGCTTCACGCTCCACAATCCTGCCAGCGGCGCGCCGGCCGACTATCTGATGAGCGCGATCGCCGGCTCGAAGGAGGATATCGATCAATCGATGAATATCGCCAAGGGCGCGCTGACCGAAGGGTTGGTGCGCTCGGGCGCTGCGGGCCAGTTGCTGACCAAGGTGCCGATGGGCGGCGCACTGTTTCGCGCCTTCGGCGGGCTCGGCGGCAAGAAGAAGACGATCCTCGCCGGGCTGCGCATCATGAGCCCCGGCACTGGCCAGACGCTGATCAGCGGCACCGGCGAGACCAAGAAGTCGTTCATCAAGATCATCGACACCGGCGGCTGGGGCGGGGCTGCAACCGGCGAAGATATGGGCGGCTACGCTTCTTCGTCCGACGGCAAAATGCTCACCGGCGCCTTCATCCAGGCCTATAACGGGCTGGTCGCCCAGCGCAGCATGCTCGCCACCGTCCGGCCGGCCCGCGCAGCGGCTGCTGCGGCGCCTGCCGGCTACACCGTCGCGGTCGACACCAAACTATGGGCCGCCCCCGCCGCTACCGGTGCCCCGCTGCGCGCGTTGCGTACCGCGACAACGCTGACCCCCACCGGCGCGCCGCGCCAGGGCATCTTCGTCCAAGTGACCGACGGTTACGGGACCAAGGGGTGGGTATCGGTAGAGGACCTGCGCTGA
- a CDS encoding tetratricopeptide repeat protein, whose translation MALALLAGTASLPAVAQTDPVGEARALQGQGKAEEAYQLLKPLEGARAGDPAFDYALGVAAADSNRPGEALIALQRVLAVEPGNAPARAELARVYALMGDIDTARAEFDTVVGDPTVPDPVRERFTRLIRGFDRQIAGGANEVTGFLDLEGGWDSNINAATDETSILLPAFAFLGPATLNGAATERGEPFVQLQGGVSASTPLGRQTRLFGSLLGSWRDNLESSFVDQGSIVGSAGVAHTLGNRDVISLAGQAQEFLLDGKSYRTSFGAIARYTMRLPGNAALSFSGDYFRLNYDNNPLADANRFGASVTYSGREIFAGIGAGREQTVRAPFDHLSNSFISAQAGGEFLVMEQLSVIGGIGIEHRNHDGVDPLFLAERKDTRFDASLGFRVLLTERVSLRPRLTYSRNESNLALYDYDRWTASAGLRFEF comes from the coding sequence TTGGCACTGGCGCTGCTGGCCGGCACGGCGAGTTTGCCGGCCGTCGCACAGACCGATCCGGTAGGGGAGGCGCGCGCACTTCAGGGCCAGGGCAAGGCCGAAGAAGCATACCAGCTGCTCAAGCCGCTCGAAGGCGCCCGCGCCGGCGATCCGGCCTTCGACTATGCGCTCGGCGTCGCTGCGGCGGACAGCAATCGGCCTGGCGAGGCGCTGATCGCGCTCCAGCGCGTCCTCGCGGTCGAGCCGGGCAACGCACCCGCTCGCGCCGAACTCGCCCGCGTCTATGCGCTGATGGGCGATATCGATACGGCCCGCGCCGAGTTCGACACCGTCGTCGGCGATCCCACGGTCCCCGATCCGGTCCGCGAGCGCTTCACCCGGCTGATCCGCGGCTTCGATCGCCAGATCGCGGGCGGTGCAAACGAGGTTACCGGCTTCCTCGATCTCGAAGGCGGCTGGGACAGCAATATCAACGCCGCGACCGACGAGACCTCGATCCTCCTGCCCGCCTTCGCCTTCCTCGGGCCCGCGACGCTCAACGGCGCGGCGACCGAGCGCGGCGAGCCCTTTGTCCAGCTCCAGGGCGGCGTCTCCGCCTCCACGCCGCTCGGCCGCCAGACCCGCTTGTTCGGCTCGCTCCTCGGCAGCTGGCGCGACAATCTGGAATCGAGCTTCGTCGATCAGGGTTCGATCGTTGGCTCGGCGGGGGTCGCGCATACGCTCGGCAATCGCGACGTCATCTCGCTGGCTGGCCAGGCGCAGGAATTCCTGCTGGATGGTAAAAGCTATCGCACCAGCTTCGGCGCGATCGCGCGCTACACGATGCGCCTTCCCGGCAATGCCGCGCTGTCGTTCAGTGGCGACTATTTCCGGCTGAACTATGACAACAACCCGCTGGCCGACGCCAATCGCTTCGGCGCCAGCGTCACTTATTCGGGCCGCGAGATCTTTGCCGGCATCGGCGCGGGGCGCGAGCAGACGGTGCGCGCGCCGTTCGATCATCTCAGCAACAGCTTCATCAGCGCCCAGGCGGGCGGCGAATTCCTCGTTATGGAGCAGCTGTCCGTGATCGGGGGCATCGGCATCGAGCATCGCAACCATGACGGGGTCGATCCGCTGTTCCTCGCCGAGCGCAAGGACACCCGCTTCGACGCCAGCCTCGGCTTCCGAGTGCTGCTGACCGAGCGCGTCAGCCTCCGCCCGCGCCTCACCTACAGCCGCAACGAGAGCAATCTCGCGCTTTACGATTATGACCGCTGGACCGCTTCGGCGGGCCTCCGGTTCGAATTCTGA
- the araD1 gene encoding AraD1 family protein: protein MRLVQFRDSDGTRGVAALEESGARRLDSVHSTYDLALAAIEEGISLDAAAQARLGRPVDLTAAEAEGRLLSPIDHPDPAHLYMTGTGLTHLGSAQGRDQMHKAAAGGTLTDSMRMFNMGLEGGKPTDGQPGVQPEWFYKGDGSSLIGPGEPLPSPDFALDGSEEPEIAGIYIIDGQGRPRRLGFALGNEFSDHITERGNYLWLAHSKLRVASLGAELLTGTLPDDVRGTSRIYRGGQLLWEKPFLSGEANMSHAIANLEHHHFKYGLFRRPGDVHVHFFGTATLSFADGVKTEQGDVFEIAAAPFTIPLRNPLGAETPGDSTVIPL, encoded by the coding sequence ATGCGGCTCGTACAATTTCGTGATTCGGACGGGACCCGTGGCGTCGCTGCGCTGGAGGAGAGCGGCGCCCGTCGCCTGGACTCGGTACACAGCACCTACGACCTGGCGCTTGCTGCGATCGAGGAAGGCATTTCGCTCGATGCCGCCGCACAGGCACGGCTGGGCCGGCCCGTGGATCTCACCGCCGCGGAGGCAGAGGGCCGACTATTGTCGCCGATCGATCATCCCGATCCCGCGCACCTCTACATGACCGGCACCGGCCTCACCCATCTCGGCTCGGCGCAGGGTCGCGATCAGATGCACAAGGCCGCGGCCGGCGGCACGCTCACCGATTCGATGCGCATGTTCAACATGGGGCTCGAAGGCGGCAAGCCGACCGACGGCCAGCCCGGCGTGCAGCCCGAATGGTTCTACAAGGGCGACGGCTCCTCGCTGATCGGCCCGGGCGAACCCCTGCCTTCGCCCGATTTCGCGCTCGACGGCAGCGAAGAGCCCGAGATCGCCGGCATCTACATCATCGACGGCCAGGGCCGCCCGCGCCGGCTGGGATTCGCGCTCGGCAACGAATTCTCCGACCACATCACCGAACGTGGCAACTATCTCTGGCTCGCCCACTCCAAGCTGCGCGTCGCGTCGCTCGGCGCCGAGCTGCTCACCGGGACGCTGCCCGACGATGTCCGCGGCACCAGCAGAATCTATCGCGGCGGCCAGCTGCTCTGGGAAAAGCCGTTTTTGTCGGGCGAGGCGAACATGTCGCACGCGATCGCCAATCTCGAGCATCACCATTTCAAATATGGCCTGTTCCGCCGTCCCGGCGACGTCCATGTCCACTTTTTCGGCACCGCGACGCTGTCGTTCGCCGATGGGGTGAAGACCGAGCAGGGCGACGTCTTCGAGATCGCCGCCGCGCCCTTCACCATCCCGCTGCGCAACCCGCTGGGCGCGGAGACGCCTGGCGACTCGACGGTCATCCCGCTCTAA
- a CDS encoding sugar MFS transporter: MPAGIPVEPSATHRAPGAPSAYGGALAMLATLFFMWGFITVINGTLLPHLRSVMVLSYSQTTLIESVWFIAYFVASIPSAKIIERIGYKKSLVTGLIVMAVGALMMIPASMYLSYAIVLAAMFVIASGITLLQVAANPYVAVIGPADSASSRLNLVQAFNSMGTTFAPLFGAYLILGRSVSGTTEGGAATLSMEQRLIDAQTVQLPYLIVAGVLVVLAIVIARFNLPAMGNATSRHSREERKGHSLWQHRNLVFGVPAIAIYLIAEIGVGNLFVNFVSQPDIGNLTHEQAGHYLFLLWGGMMVGRFIGAYLMRSVAPETVLAWAAALAFVVMMITSFAHGSIALWSLISVGLFHSIMFPTIFTLGIKGLGPLTEEGSGLLIMAIAGGALVYFQGQFADAYGLQTSFLIPAVCELYVLFYALWGCKTREALPAEA; encoded by the coding sequence ATGCCAGCCGGTATTCCTGTCGAACCGTCCGCCACGCACCGCGCACCGGGGGCCCCCAGCGCCTATGGCGGCGCGCTCGCAATGCTAGCCACGCTCTTCTTCATGTGGGGCTTCATCACCGTCATCAACGGCACGCTGCTGCCGCATCTGCGCAGCGTGATGGTGCTCAGCTATAGCCAGACCACGCTGATCGAGAGCGTGTGGTTTATCGCCTATTTCGTCGCCTCGATTCCCTCGGCCAAGATCATCGAGCGGATCGGCTACAAGAAGTCTCTCGTCACCGGGCTAATCGTGATGGCGGTCGGCGCGCTGATGATGATCCCGGCTTCGATGTATCTGAGCTATGCAATCGTGCTCGCGGCGATGTTCGTGATCGCATCTGGCATCACGCTGCTCCAGGTCGCCGCCAACCCCTATGTCGCGGTGATCGGGCCTGCGGACTCCGCCTCGTCGCGACTGAACCTGGTCCAGGCGTTCAACTCGATGGGGACAACCTTCGCGCCCCTGTTCGGCGCCTATCTGATCCTGGGGCGCAGCGTTTCGGGCACCACCGAGGGCGGCGCCGCGACGCTGAGCATGGAGCAGCGGCTGATCGACGCACAGACCGTCCAGCTGCCCTATCTGATCGTCGCCGGGGTGCTGGTGGTGCTCGCGATCGTCATTGCCCGCTTCAACCTGCCTGCGATGGGCAATGCTACCTCGCGTCACTCGCGCGAGGAGCGCAAGGGCCATTCGCTTTGGCAGCACCGCAACCTGGTGTTCGGCGTACCGGCCATCGCGATCTACCTGATCGCCGAGATCGGCGTCGGCAATCTGTTCGTCAATTTCGTTTCCCAGCCCGACATCGGCAATCTAACCCATGAGCAGGCCGGCCATTATCTGTTTCTGCTGTGGGGCGGGATGATGGTGGGTCGCTTCATCGGCGCCTATCTGATGCGCTCGGTCGCGCCCGAGACGGTGCTGGCCTGGGCGGCGGCGCTGGCGTTCGTGGTGATGATGATCACCAGCTTTGCGCATGGCTCGATCGCCTTGTGGTCGCTGATCTCGGTCGGGCTGTTCCACTCGATCATGTTCCCGACGATCTTCACGCTGGGGATCAAGGGGCTTGGCCCGCTTACCGAGGAAGGGTCGGGACTGCTGATCATGGCGATCGCGGGCGGCGCGCTCGTTTATTTCCAGGGCCAGTTCGCCGACGCCTATGGGTTGCAGACCTCGTTCCTGATCCCGGCGGTGTGCGAGCTTTACGTCCTCTTCTACGCGCTATGGGGCTGCAAGACGCGCGAGGCGCTGCCCGCCGAGGCGTGA
- a CDS encoding NAD(P)/FAD-dependent oxidoreductase — protein sequence MERYEVLIVGGGHAGAQCAIALRQNGFAGTLAIVGEEPEFPYERPPLSKDYLAGEKPFERMLLRQPAFWSERNVEMLRGRPIVSVDPAAKVVTDADGNPLTYGSLVWATGGSPRRLTCGGADLRGVHAIRTRADVDQLRTELAAAARIVVIGGGYIGLEAAAVLSKLGKQVVILEAQNRVLARVAGEALSYFYESEHRAHGVEIRTRCAVECLEGEGRVQAVRLAGGERIAADLVIVGIGIEPAVTPLIAAGATGGNGVRVDAECRTSLAHIFAIGDCALHENRYAGGAAIRLESVQNANDQANVVAKLLTGQDAHYDAVPWFWSNQYDLKLQTVGISAGHDAAILRGDPDGRAFSTVYLKQGKVIALDCVNMVRDYVQGRRLVVEGLSPDPAALADPAVPLKELT from the coding sequence GTGGAGCGCTACGAGGTCCTGATCGTCGGCGGCGGCCATGCCGGGGCGCAATGTGCGATCGCGCTGCGCCAGAACGGCTTTGCCGGCACGCTCGCGATCGTCGGCGAGGAGCCCGAATTTCCCTATGAGCGCCCGCCGCTCTCGAAAGACTATCTCGCCGGCGAAAAGCCGTTCGAACGGATGCTTCTGCGCCAGCCCGCTTTCTGGAGCGAGCGGAACGTGGAGATGCTGCGCGGGCGCCCCATCGTCTCGGTCGATCCGGCTGCGAAGGTCGTCACGGACGCTGACGGCAACCCGCTGACCTACGGCTCCCTCGTCTGGGCCACCGGCGGCAGCCCGCGCCGGCTGACCTGCGGCGGCGCCGATCTGCGCGGCGTTCACGCGATCCGCACCCGCGCCGATGTCGACCAGCTCCGCACCGAGCTTGCCGCCGCCGCGCGGATCGTAGTGATCGGCGGCGGCTATATCGGGCTCGAAGCCGCGGCGGTGCTGTCCAAGCTCGGCAAGCAGGTCGTCATCCTCGAAGCGCAAAATCGCGTTCTTGCCCGCGTCGCCGGCGAGGCGCTTTCCTATTTCTACGAATCCGAACATCGCGCCCACGGCGTCGAGATCCGCACAAGGTGCGCTGTCGAATGCCTCGAAGGCGAGGGCAGGGTGCAGGCTGTCCGCCTCGCCGGCGGAGAGCGCATCGCCGCCGATCTGGTAATCGTCGGCATCGGCATCGAACCCGCGGTCACACCTCTGATCGCCGCCGGCGCAACCGGCGGCAACGGCGTCCGCGTTGACGCCGAGTGCCGCACCTCGCTCGCCCACATCTTCGCGATCGGCGACTGCGCGCTGCACGAAAACCGCTACGCCGGCGGCGCCGCGATCCGCTTGGAGTCGGTCCAGAACGCCAACGACCAGGCCAATGTCGTCGCCAAATTGCTCACCGGCCAGGACGCGCATTACGACGCCGTCCCCTGGTTCTGGTCGAACCAATATGACCTCAAGCTCCAGACCGTCGGCATTTCCGCCGGGCATGACGCAGCAATCCTCCGCGGCGATCCCGACGGCCGCGCTTTTTCGACTGTCTACCTCAAGCAGGGCAAGGTAATCGCGCTCGACTGCGTCAATATGGTGCGCGACTATGTTCAGGGCCGCCGGCTGGTGGTGGAGGGATTGTCGCCTGATCCCGCAGCGCTCGCCGATCCGGCGGTGCCGCTAAAGGAGCTGACATGA